One Cucurbita pepo subsp. pepo cultivar mu-cu-16 chromosome LG20, ASM280686v2, whole genome shotgun sequence genomic window carries:
- the LOC111782461 gene encoding DNA repair protein RAD5A has product MGSKINDELVSTVRSIVGPDFSYMDVIRALHLAKNDVTAAINIIYDTPSFGMRDKPHVHENCDDVHVRCVSSSESKAVASTPKRVCDEGADFPSHEQESSTRSPCNVGVKNAVMETSSPCSSSIGSEWWLVGWAEVAGLSTSKGRKVKPGDEVVFTFPSRNGCKTPSSAKVSGKGKLMANCSEIVRFSTKDSGEIGRIPNEWARCLLPLVSDKKVRIEGWCKSAPEVLALMDTILLSVSVYINSSLLRKHQQTSLKAASSAAAESVIHPLPTLFRLLGLTSFKKAEFTPEDLSGRKQLLDSKVSYSLPSSLARTLKKCSQNDNGTENEESISDIDLENIVGAGNTSELEEMDPPSALLCELRPYQKQALHWMIHLEKGKCMDEAATTLHPCWEAYRLLDKRELVIYLNAFSGEATTEFPSTLQIARGGILADAMGLGKTIMTISLLLAHSERGGVSNSQLTCSSVEGDDGSMDQSLNPLKKAKITGFEKLQKRNTLASGGNLIICPMSLLGQWKAEIEAHVRPGSLSLYVHYGQTRSKDARGLAQNDVVVTTYGVLASEFSAQNAEEGGLYSVRWFRVVLDEAHTIKSSKSQVSLAATALAADRRWCLTGTPIQNNLEDIFSLLRFLRIEPWGNWAWWNKIIQKPFEEGDERGLKLVQSILKPIMLRRTKYSKDREGRPILVLPPADVQVMYCELTDAEKDFYEALFKRSKVKFDQFVEQGRVLHNYASILELLLRLRQCCDHPFLVMSRGDTQEYSDLNKLAKRFLKSTPNTQVGEGRDLPSHAYVQKVMEELRSGEHGECPICLEVFEDAVLTPCAHRMCRECLLTSWRSSCSGLCPVCRKAINRQDLVTAPTENRFQIDIEKNWVESSKVVALMNELETIRLSGSKSILFSQWTAFLDLLQVPLSRSNIPFLRLDGTLSQQQREKVLKEFSEDNGILVLLMSLKAGGVGINLTAASNAFVLDPWWNPAVEEQAVMRIHRIGQTKSVKIRRFIVKGTVEERMEAVQARKQRLISGALTDQEVRSARIEELKMLFT; this is encoded by the exons ATGGGGAGCAAGATCAACGACGAACTCGTATCCACAGTACGGTCCATCGTTGGTCCCGACTTCTCCTATATGGATGTTATCAGAGCTCTTCACTTGGCCAAAAACGACGTCACCGCCGCCATTAATATAATCTATGATACCCCTAGTTTTGGAATGAGGGATAAACCGCATGTTCATGAGAATTGTGATGATGTTCATGTTCGTTGTGTCTCGAGTTCTGAGAGCAAGGCTGTTGCCTCTACGCCGAAGCGGGTTTGTGATGAAGGCGCAGATTTCCCGTCGCATGAGCAGGAAAGTTCTACTCGGAGTCCGTGTAATGTTGGGGTCAAGAACGCCGTTATGGAAACCTCCAGTCCGTGTTCGAGTTCGATTGGGAGTGAGTGGTGGCTCGTTGGCTGGGCTGAAGTGGCTGGGCTGTCTACGTCTAAGGGAAGGAAGGTGAAGCCTGGTGACGAAGTGGTGTTCACATTTCCTTCAAGAAATGGGTGTAAAACGCCTTCATCGGCTAAGGTTTCCGGGAAGGGAAAGCTCATGGCCAATTGTTCGGAGATCGTGAGGTTTTCTACAAAAGATTCAGGGGAG ATTGGTCGAATACCCAATGAATGGGCTCGATGCCTTCTTCCATTAGTGAGTGATAAAAAGGTAAGGATAGAGGGTTGGTGCAAATCTGCTCCAGAAGTGCTGGCCTTAATGGATACAATTCTTTTATCTGTAAG TGTATACATTAACAGTTCTTTGCTTCGTAAGCACCAGCAAACCTCTCTCAAGGCAGCTAGTAGTGCAGCTGCAGAGTCAGTTATTCATCCTCTCCCAACTTTGTTTCGGCTTCTTGGTTTAACATCTTTCAAGAAG GCTGAGTTTACTCCAGAGGACTTGAGTGGAAGAAAACAACTGTTGGACTCAAAG GTTAGTTATAGTCTGCCATCCTCACTAGCGCGTACCTTGAAGAAGTGTTCTCAAAATGATAATGGGACTGAAAATGAAGAGTCTATCTCAGATATCGATCTTGAGAATATTGTTGGCGCTGGGAACACTTCAGAGCTGGAG GAAATGGATCCACCTAGTGCTCTGCTATGTGAACTTCGGCCCTACCAAAAGCAGGCTCTTCATTGGATGATCCATCTGGAGAAAGGAAAGTGCATGGATGAGGCTGCAACAACCCTTCATCCATGTTGGGAAGCTTATCGTCTATTAGACAA GAGGGAGCTTGTCATCTATTTAAATGCTTTTTCTGGTGAAGCAACGACAGAGTTCCCAAGCACTCTTCAAATTGCCAGAGGAGGG ATTCTGGCTGATGCCATGGGCCTTGGGAAGACCATCATGACCATATCCCTTCTTCTTGCCCATTCAGAAAGAGGTGGAGTATCCAATAGTCAGCTGACATGTTCCTCAGTTGAAGGAGATGATGGAAGTATGGACCAATCTTTGAATCCTTTGAAGAAGGCTAAAATTACAGGTTTTGAGAAGTTGCAGAAGAGGAACACCTTAGCAAGCGGCGGCAATCTGATTATTTGTCCCATGTCCCTTCTAGGACAATGGAAG gCAGAGATTGAAGCTCATGTGCGACCTGGATCTCTGTCTCTGTATGTTCATTATGGGCAAACTAGATCCAAGGATGCTAGAGGGTTGGCACAAAATGATGTTGTAGTCACTACCTATGGGGTTTTAGCCTCGGAATTTTCTGCACAG AATGCTGAAGAAGGTGGACTTTATTCAGTTAGGTGGTTCAGAGTGGTTCTTGACGAGGCTCACACTATTAAGTCCTCTAAAAGCCAAGTATCCCTTGCTGCTACTGCATTAGCTGCTGACCGTCGCTGGTGTCTTACTGGTACTCCTATCCAG AACAACCTGGAGGATATCTTCAGTCTTCTTCGATTTTTGCGGATTGAACCTTGGGGAAATTGGGCATG GTGGaataaaatcattcaaaaaccATTTGAGGAAGGTGATGAGAGAGGGCTAAAATTGGTCCAATCCATCTTAAAGCCTATCATGCTTAGGAGGACTAAATATAGTAAGGATCGAGAAGGCAG GCCAATTTTAGTGCTTCCTCCAGCTGATGTTCAGGTGATGTACTGTGAACTTACAGATGCTGAAAAAGATTTCTATGAGGCACTCTTCAAGAGATCCAAG GTGAAATTTGACCAATTTGTTGAGCAAGGACGTGTCCTTCACAATTATGCATCGATATTGGAGTTACTCTTACGTCTTCGCCAATGTTGTGATCATCCCTTTCTTGTGATGAG TCGAGGTGATACCCAAGAATATTCTGATCTAAATAAGCTAGCAAAGCGTTTTCTTAAAAGCACTCCAAACACACAGGTAGGAGAAGGTAGAGATCTGCCTTCTCATGCTTATGTCCAAAAAGTTATGGAAGAGCTTCGAAGCGGTGAACATGGAGAATGTCCAATATGTCTTGAAGTATTTGAAGATGCAGTATTGACACCATGTGCTCACCGTATGTGCCGGGAGTGCCTTTTGACAAGTTGGAGAAGCTCTTGTTCTGGTTTGTGTCCAGTTTGTAG GAAAGCAATCAATAGACAGGATCTTGTAACCGCTCCAACTGAGAATCGTTTTCAGATTGATATTGAGAAAAATTGGGTGGAATCATCCAAAGTTGTGGCTCTGATGAATGAACTTGAAACTATTCGTTTGTCAGGGTCAAAGAGTATTTTATTCAGCCAGTGGACTGCCTTTCTTGATCTTTTACAAGTTCCTCTCTCACG GAGTAATATTCCTTTTCTCCGTTTGGATGGGACTTTAAGTCAACAGCAGAGAGAAAAAGTACTAAAAGAGTTTTCAGAGGATAATGGAATTCTG GTGTTGTTGATGTCACTTAAGGCTGGTGGAGTTGGAATAAATTTGACAGCTGCTTCAAATGCCTTCGTATTG GACCCATGGTGGAATCCAGCAGTTGAAGAACAAGCAGTTATGCGCATTCATCGCATCGGGCAAACTAAGAGTGTGAAGATAAGACGTTTTATCGTGAAG GGTACTGTGGAGGAAAGAATGGAGGCAGTGCAAGCAAGAAAACAGCGATTAATTTCCGGTGCCTTAACAGATCAAGAAGTTCGAAGTGCAAGAATTGAAGAATTAAAGATGCTTTTTACTTGA